A region from the Oncorhynchus keta strain PuntledgeMale-10-30-2019 chromosome 5, Oket_V2, whole genome shotgun sequence genome encodes:
- the LOC118384798 gene encoding forkhead box protein D2, whose product MTLDLEPMEDFVIDVVGEGLRDNGDEHLVSLPLEEARSAEHEPDIFLSSSGQDEDRDDYSPTSKRPPAASKSPASVKPPYSYIALITMAILQSPKKRLTLSEICDFISHRFVYYREKFPAWQNSIRHNLSLNDCFVKMPREPGNPGKGNYWTLDPNSSDMFENGSFLRRRKRFKRQHFRFGVLKEQPLEPSGFHNLYSTYGLGTAGLQLPSLEIYPFGFHHHAHSSCAPNIPPVSCLLPALSSLFTRNTFAAKAFLQSQQPVTIGSFNPSRCATFSSALTSCAPYASPALFHSTASPHLASLHQEYQKLQTQRSTSDLAK is encoded by the coding sequence ATGACATTGGACTTGGAGCCCATGGAAGATTTTGTTATTGACGTAGTGGGAGAGGGACTCAGGGATAACGGAGATGAGCATCTCGTGTCCTTACCTTTGGAAGAGGCGAGAAGCGCAGAGCATGAACCTGACATTTTTCTGTCTTCCAGCGGGCAGGACGAGGATAGGGACGACTACTCACCCACATCGAAGCGTCCTCCAGCAGCAAGTAAAAGCCCGGCTTCGGTAAAGCCTCCGTACTCCTACATCGCATTGATAACAATGGCCATATTACAAAGCCCCAAAAAGCGTCTTACCCTCAGCGAGATATGTGACTTTATCAGCCACCGATTCGTTTATTATCGTGAGAAGTTCCCTGCCTGGCAGAATTCCATCAGACACAACCTTTCGCTCAATGACTGCTTTGTCAAAATGCCCCGGGAGCCTGGTAATCCAGGGAAGGGAAACTACTGGACGCTGGACCCCAATTCTTCGGACATGTTTGAGAATGGGAGCTTTCTGCGTCGAAGGAAGAGGTTCAAACGCCAGCATTTTCGTTTCGGGGTGCTCAAGGAGCAACCCCTTGAGCCCAGTGGCTTTCACAACTTATATAGTACTTATGGACTTGGCACAGCGGGTCTTCAGCTACCCAGTTTGGAGATATATCCGTTCGGCTTCCATCACCATGCACACTCGTCATGCGCGCCCAACATCCCACCTGTTAGCTGCCTGCTACCGGCTTTGTCGAGCCTGTTTACCCGGAACACTTTCGCTGCCAAGGCTTTTCTTCAATCACAGCAGCCTGTCACTATCGGGTCCTTCAATCCGAGCCGCTGTGCCACCTTTTCTTCCGCTTTGACCTCCTGCGCTCCCTACGCGTCCCCTGCGCTGTTCCACTCCACGGCGTCTCCACATCTCGCCAGTTTACATCAAGAATATCAGAAATTACAAACTCAGCGCAGCACCTCTGACCTGGCTAAATGA